The Chelonoidis abingdonii isolate Lonesome George chromosome 23, CheloAbing_2.0, whole genome shotgun sequence genomic sequence GCTTATTTCTTGATAATTATATCGTTAAAACTATTGATAAAAATCATTAACCTCTTTAGAAGGCAGTTGTTTTACTCGTAGGTTCACAGTGACAGTCTTGATTGCTTTGGAGGTTCACTTATATTGCATGGAGAGAGCAGCAGTATTTTATCAATTATGCTAGGCACTTGTTTTAAGTTTCCTGTACATCTGCTTCCTGTAGCACTGAGATACAATTCTTACCTTACCGCTTAACTATGGCTCTTACTTATGCTATGGAGAATGAAGTAGTAAATGCCTCCCCAGAAATTCTTCCACTGATTAGGACTTGAGTAGAAACTTAAGTGACATATCTGGCAAATCTCTACTTAAAAATGTAAAGCATCCATTCTTCAAATGGTTGAGGTTAGATTATCTAAAATAGAAATGTTTGTGGGGTGGTTTTTGCCCGTGATTTCTgcacttcttttaaaaagaaaattagttGACTAGCTTGCTTGTTGCAGCTGTCAGTCCATCAGCAAGACAGTCTTTATTTTGTGGTATATTTCTGCAGGGGTTTAAATCTTACTCTATAGACAGGTTTTCTTATGTGAGCATTTTCTGGGGCAGGCAGTGGGAAGTGCAGTTTAACCTCCTCTGCACTAAGTAGGGTGTTCCTTTTTGCCCATTTGGCCACGTACTACTAAAAGTTTAAATATTGTCCAAATTCTCATTGGGAAATCCTTTCTTCTGATGCTCTAGTTGCCTAAACAGCTTAGAGTAAACTTCATTGGATACTAAACTGTGTCTCAACCTGGTTCTGGAGTTCTAAAGAGgtttgttttgttactgttttagGAAATCGTATCATCATGGGTAAAAATCATGTGTTCCGATTCAACCACCCTGAGCAGGCACGAGCAGAGAGGGAGAAGACTCCATCAGCTGAAACTCCCTCTGAACCAGTAGACTGGACATTTGCTCAGAGAGAACTCTTGGAGAAACAGGGCATTGATATGAAgcaggagatggagaagaggtAAGTGGACTAAACTAACTCAGTTATTTTACTTAGcatttctgatatattttgttagACCTGTGGTACCAACTCTTACATGAATCTGAAGTTAATGCCTTCTTTTCTCTAGGAAAGACTGGTTAATTCCCACTTCCCTGTGAAATGAGGACACCAGAGACACTTTGCctcccacttaaaaaaaaaaaaaaaaaaaaaatccagacaaagCTAGATTAACACAAACATACTCCTATTTTGTACTTTAGAGTGCCTCAGAGAGAGATTTGCCCACACCTTTCTATGCTCTAAAGCTGTATCTGCCAAGAAGGCCCTCTGCTCCCAAAGTGGAGGATCAGGACACTTGCTTCTGTTTGTACCTCTTTATTTTAGGAATCTACTTTAAAATTTCACTTATGCCCCCTAAGCATCAAATTTATGGTCAAAGCAGGGAGTATAGGGGAAGCAATTGGATGGTCTCTTGACACATCTGTTCTTAAATTGCATAATTTTCCAGCATTCCTTCTTTGTCAATCTGGGACTTCCCTGAGTTTTGCCTCCACAAGGCTGTCTGCTCATAAGGGTTAAGAGGACCAGAAATCACTTGGATATGGTGCTTCAGTATGGTGCTCTATTGACTGAGACATCTCCTTGCCGTGTATTTGGAGGAAACTAAGCTCCTGGGTTGTTAATAAATCAAACTCTTAAATATACAAACTAGCATTAATACTTGACTCCTCATACACAGTAAGAGTTACACTTCGTAGCCATAGTTATATGCAGTGACATGTCTAATTGTATTTAATCCTTGATTTTAGTTCAGTTACACAACTGATGTTTTCCTGCTTGTAGATCATTTGCTTAAATAAGGCTTTTTGTACACTTCATAGGGCACAGTCACTAATTTAGGCAGCAGTGGAACCGAATAGGTCAAATTCTTGGTGTCAGATCTAGGGTAATTTTCATTCCAAGTGAACTGAAAAGTGTGTAGTTTGAAGGGGGCAAGAAGAATAGTACCTTTCTTGATAGTGTATTGACACTTACATGTACACCCCAGACTTGGCCTTGTCTCTGTTACTTAACAGATTCTGTGGACAGAGTAACACTAACACAAATAATGGTCTACATAGCTGCTTCTGCATCCCTTGTGCTTTTTCTCTCCAGGTTACAAGAAATGGAGATTTTGTACaagaaggagaaagaggaagcagATCTCTTGTTGGAGCAGCAGAGGCTGGTAAGTGTCTATTCTTCTGGTTGTCTGTATTGGCAAACTTAACTGCTGCCTTTATTGACCTTAAAGTCCAGGAAATTTGCTTGGGCTGTCTGCATAAAGCACAGTCCATcgtcttttctctccccctccccaccacacactaTCTACAGTAGTGAAAATTAGCATGGCTAAGCAGATACATCTCATGCTTTACTCTTATTAATGTGGAGATGATATTCACCCACCTGTGGGCACTAAGCAGTGCTTGGGAGGCTGGTCAAATTTGCTGAATTGTAACTTGGATCAACAGGAGGATGTTTCTTCATTCCGTGCTTTGAAGTTACTTTTCAGTAGTCTAATTGATTAGTTGTGAATGTTTGAACTCTGAGTGTTTGTCTTGGTTCATCAGAAAGTACTAATTTTGTGCTGCCAGAACACCTAGACTATGTTCATGTGCTAGGTTTTACAAATGATGTCTGAAAATGTTGCTGCACTGTGCATGTTTAACCCTGCTCTCTCCCCCTGCATGGAGTTTGAATCCCTTGCAAGGGTCTTCATGGCATAATACTGATAAGGGCAGGTGTGTAATAAGGGAGTTTTAATTCTTCCAAATCCATGTGAAAAACACAAGCTATGTAGCTAGGAAGTCCGATAAATAAAGTCTAATGTTCATTGTGTAGTAATTGGGGCAGGAATTCCTTGCTTATACAGTCATATGTTCTAATGGAACATAGCCTTTAAAGTGCAATACAGATACATGCAGAATCCAAGCCTCCTATCAACCAGAAGGGCAAGTGTGAGGCCATCaatcaagtctgaacttcctgaGTAACACTGGGTCAGTAATATCTGGTCTTATTTTTATTAGCCACAGCTTGGTGAAAAGAACTTTAGGGGTTGCAACTGGCTGTTAAGAAGACTCTGAGAACCTGAGAGCCCCCGGAAGCTCTGGGAGAGTTGAATGAATTTCTGGATTTGTCACAaggctcttctctctttccccagagCAGAGAGGGGAGCTAGGACTTCTGTGGCATCCATTCCTTGCTAGACAAGCTGTGTGCAAGTTaacattatttttcattaattgcAATATCCAGTGGCCTCACAACTCCCACCCAGAGTTTTTCTTCAAAAGGGATCACTGGGAGAATGGAAAGGAGCAACTGCAAATTGAGCTAGAACAGAATTTAAGACTAGTCACTAGTGTTTGAACTTGGTgactttgtatttaaaataaaagtgggAAGAAGTAAATTGTATGCATGAGATGAGGAAATAGTCTAGATAAAGAGTAGGCCTTGAGTGTTTCTTGGAGCCACCAGGAGATAAGTGGTGGTCCCTCCTTAAAACTTAACTTAGAAAGTCTTGCAAGTAGCTTCAAGATGGGGCAGCATTTTGTCCCTGAAAATAACGTGTAGTTAACAAAAATTGTGTGAAATCAAcatgtcaaaactgtttttcatttttgaggCCTGTTTAAAACAAGGCTGCATTTGTAGAAGTTCTGTAAAGCAAGGTTTATTTCCATATTCTGCGTATAttcatatgaaaaaatatttaatattgtaaTAAACTGAGCTTATAGAAATCACTTATTTTTGCTTATCTTACGAGGGCAAGGTTGGAAGATGTCATTCTAAATTATCAGTGATGAGATACTTCAAAAATTGCTTACCTAAGGTTGAGAAATGATGATAAATCAGGTCACTGGTCTGTCTGGAGAGTATGCTGCTTTTGGCGACGGCCAATATCCAGTGCTTCAggaactcccccccacccccacccccagtgcattTGGTCACTTCTGCAGTATTGTATGTGAGGTTGTGGGAGTGGATAGGTAATTACCTTCCTGACCCTTAAAAACAATTGGTTAATGTTCTGAAGCATGGGCACTGATTGACTTTAGCTTTGGTAACTGGGAAACGTTTATAATTGTCAGATTATCATCCAATCACAGTATCAGCCTCTCTGACTTCCTGCCATAGTGTGTTCAACATTTGGTTATtgtgaaatagtattttttctgtTTGCCCGTAACTTGACACTAATCTTGATTGGGATACCCTTGCTGCTGCTAACAACTTATTTTGTGGCAGGCTTAGACATCAGCCAGGTTGGGCCTCTGTTGTGATAGGAGCTTCACAAACATATAGCAAATTATaattcctgaccccaaatcttAGAACTGTATATTTGGATTAGAGTTAATTTTTGAGTTCATGTAGGAGAATGACCCCCCACAGTGTCTCATTTTGTGCAATTATTAAATGTACGAGTAATACTGGTGACATCAAGAATGATGAATGACCTTTTCTTTCTGGTTGAAGCCTTGAACTTGAATAACCTGTGCAGTGTCTTTCTGTTGGGTGCCTTCCATTTCCACTGCATGATGCAGTATGCTAGACACTACCTTTTGAGGCTCCAGATTTTGCCTGCCATAAACTCATAATAAGTTATTGTCagattctaatttttttaaagaattcgcCATTATTTTGCTGATATTTTCTGGCCTAAACAGGGAACATGgtctaaattatttttattacaaatcttAAGATAATATAAGGTCACAAGCGGTACACAATGTTGATAAGAAAAGTGTTGTTGACCCTAGAGACAGAACTTTTTCTAAAATCCAACTCATCATTCCCAGAACCAGAATAAATCGTATTGCGTATACCTCACTCTTTATTGCTCAACTATTCCCAACAGGTCTTTTAAATTGTCTATCAATCATTGGTTAAGAACCAGAGATGCATGTTTCCCTAGCATGTAATCAACTGTTGCTGTTCCTGATTTTTCATGTATTATGTAATTCTTTGTCTGAAAAACTTGAGTTGCAGTTACTTCAACAGGGATTGACTCTTGCAGTCTTTTGAGGGAAATACAGGCTCCAGTGAATCAGATTAATAACCAGAAATGGATAATATATTGAAGAGGAATCTCAAAGTATTAAAAAatccacctttttaaaaatagtctgaCTTATTTCCAGGTTGCAGTTATCAGTGATGAATACACTTAGTTTTTGGTGACATTTTATCTCTCAAATAACCATTCGTAGTTTATACAAACATGAAGAGAGCTTCTCAATAAAATGATTTAATAAGAGTAACCTCTTTAGcaatcctgctggaaaaggtGGAAGAATGAAGCAAAACAAGTGCAACTCTTAGCAAAtgtgtgggagctgcaggtgcaaaTTTGTTAAATGTAATCAAATAGCATTTTTATTggttaaaacagtttttaaaagttactaCAACATTCTTTTGATGCTCTTCAGACAGTCAAGtctttcagtgtttttaaaatacacagcAGGGTGGCAAATGGAAAAACCCTTTGAAACTGATCCTCGATATCCCATTAGTTTGTAACAAGTCTTCTTTGGACTGAAACATCTTCACCTGTCATAGTGGCACTTATGGTACTTTTAACATCGACCCTATTGGCTGCTTCTGTTTTTATCTTACCTTATCCTTTTAACACTTCTCTGGCTGCTCTTGTAGTAAAGTGGATTCTAAACTCAAACATCCCAGCACCATGTACAACATTACTAACCAGTGTTAACCTAACTTACTCTGGCTGCTCATCACATCATTCTATGATGGCTGTTGTGTTCACTCACTGGGGGAGGATTTTCTGAAAGAAGCAACAGCAATAACCAAGGCACGTGTGTGGCATGGAATTGCATGTCTTCGTAGCATATGTGGGGTGCAGTTTACACCTTGTTTTTGTCAAGGACTTTGGTATAGTTGTTCTGTTTAAAGAttttggagtggggctgggagggaatgAATGTAGGTTAGATGTAGTATTTTTAAGTTGGTTAGATTTATATATAatgtaaattttagtagaatggaGAGCCTTGTATTTTAAAGGAAACAATGCTGGGAGGCTGACAGAAATGTTAATGTCCTTACAGTCAGTCGTGAGAGACGTCCATATGGCTTgttctatttaatttttgttttagttttctttgcctgttttgtttagttttttccattttttttttttttaaattttaattttggttGTTTTGGGGCCActtcttgatttttgtttttccaaaggaTGCAGACTCTGATAGTGGGGATGATTCGGACAAGAGATCGTGTGAGGAGAGCTGGAGACTGAtcacctccctgagagagaagCTGCCCCCCAGCAAGCTGCAGACCATTGTAAAAAAGTGTGGTCTCCCTAGCAGTGGGAAGAAGCGAGAGCCTATTAAAATGTACCAGATACCACAACGCCGGCGCCTTAGCAAAGATTCCAAATGGGTCACAATCTCAGACTTGAAGATACAGGCTGTGAAGGAGATCTGCTATGAGGTAGCCCTCAATGACTTCAGGCATACTAGGCAGGAGATTGAGGCACTGGCcattgttaaaatgaaagagcTTTGTACCATGTACGGAAAGAGAGATCCCAATGAGCGCGACTCATGGCGAGCTGTGGCCCGGGATGTCTGGGATACTGTGGGAGTTGGAGATGAGAGGATTGAAGATGTCATGGCCAGTGGGAAGGGAGTAACTGATGTGGATGACCTCAAGGTACatatagacaaattggaagatatTTTGCAGGAAGTAAAAAGGCAGAACAACATGAAGGATGAGGAAATAAAAGTTCTCCGAAATAAGATGCTAAAAATGGAGAGGGTTTTACCACTGATAGGGTCACAAGAGCTGAGAACCCAGTCGACCGCAGCTAATGCTGCTAATGTTAAAAATCCAAATTCAATGAGTGTGGTAGATGCTGACAAGAAGTATGCAAATGCTTTGAAAAAAAGTGAGAATGGTGAGCTGGATAAAGAGGAGCGTGTTTCCCAATTAATGGAGGATGACCCAGCCTTCAGGCGTGGGCGGTTGCACTGGATGAGGCAAGCGCAAATTCGGTTTAAGAACTTGCAACAGCAGGAAATTGCCAAACAGCTCCGTCGACAAAACATGCCTCACCGATTTATCCCACCTGAAAACCGTAAGCCCCGGTTTCCATTCAAGAGCAACCCCAAACACAGAAACTCGTGGAGCCCAGGCACTCACATAATTATCACAGAGGATGAAGTTATTGAGGTCCGAATtccaaaggaggaagagaaggagaacaaagaagagaacaaagaaaaaggtGGCAGTGCTGTCTCCCAGGATCCTCAGCAACTATGGAACCTACATGACCCAGAAAGGAGTCAAGATCATATCCAGGTTAACTGGCAACAGCTAAACACTCAGCCACAGCCTAGCAATCAGCAACAGACACCACCTCAGTTACGTTGGAGAAGCAATTCTCTCAACAATGGCTACCAGAAAAGCTTGCGCCGTCAGACATCTGGCTCATCTGAATCTCTGCAGTCCCACAGTGGGCACCAGAACACAGACCTGCAGAAGTTCCAGCAGAAACGCCATGTCCACCAGCACCACCAGTCCTATTGCAATCACAACAGTGGAGGCAATACAGAGAGCAGTGCAGTTAACATCCACCCAAAACAGATGAATGGGCCCAGCCATTACGACCAGTTTGTGACCCCTCCACGGATGAGACGACAGTTCTCCGCACCTAATCTCAAAGCTGGCAGAGAAACAACAGTATGATTcactggacaaattggagaaggggGTCAGTGCTGTTTTATCATTCAGAAGTATTGGGTTGGGACAGTTTTTACCACCATCTACCTTAGGTTTCAGTTGGCCAATTAGAACTTGAGTGACTTGATGTACAAAACACAAGATATTGGTATTTCAACACATCTGTTTTGCTTATGAATCATGGTGCAATTTTCAAGATGTTggagaaagtgtgaaaaatgttGAGACCCCTTTATAGATTAGAAGACTGGAAGAGAGGGTACCCTACTAGCTCATGTGCCTTCCTTATTTTTTGTCTTGTAGTATTTTTCTAAAGCTGAAAATACTGTCTGAAATATATAAAGAACTGCCTCCCTCCATGTTTTTTGTAGACAATCAAAAGGGGAATCTAGTTTATAGTGTTGAATGTCTCTTGTGACCTTTTGATTAGAAATGAAGAAACAGACCATTTGTATTGTAAGCTAAGCTTACGGCTCCTCAATTCAATTCACTTTTCACCTCCTAacccatatttttaaataatgattgGTAAACCAAAAGCTGTCAGCTGGCAAGACAATGTGGTTTTTTGTAGATGTGCTGTCTCCTTTACTGAAATTTACGAGAGCTACTTGGACACTtgaccctctctctctctcaatccctCCCTCCTTTAGAGTGCACCAGGCCTTTTGTCGTCCTGCCTAGTTTCATTAACATCAGTATGAAATTGCCATGACTGTAGAAATCTGCCTCTGAATGGGGTTGTATGGGGGACTGTGCACATGGCCAGAGCCATGTTATGGAAATAAGCTTTTTCTCATTCCCATCTTGTCTCTGTTATAATGATTTTTTAGTTATAATTTACTATACTGAGATGATAGACATACACTGCACTTTTTTGATCTTAATGGTGCAGTAAAGACATTAAGTGAGCTGATTTCTTCCACTGCCTCAGTTAGGCTTTGGGTCTCAGATGTGTTTACTGGTGAGGATTTAGAATACTACCATGAATTGAAGGGGGCAGAAAAAGGAGGGCTAGAGAATTGATTCATTTTGCATAATACCTCATTCTAGTGCCTTCTGGTTTCAGATTGCTCTGCTGTTTCAAGTCTTGTTGAACAAATCTGTCACTTTAGGGGGAAATTACATTTGTCGTCTTTTACTCTCCATCCCCTTGAAAGTACAGTTTAGATGCAATATTTTAACTTGTACCATAAACAAACGTACCTAAATTTACAAATGAAAACACCATAAACACTTGCAAACCCTGTGATCCTACTTCAAAGCTCCCAGAACAAATGACACTAAAAATAATGGACAAAAAAGCAGATGCTGTTTGACTAAGAACTAGGCTTATGGGTTTTTGGAGTTTATCTTGATTGGAAAGCACTActtgtttctttgcttttgaaaagtcttttcattaatttttatttacttaagtTGCTTTTTGGACTTGAATTTTTAGGACAAATCTGAATCTTTGGAGAGAAACTTGGTGTACTATAAGATTTAACCtgaatgcaatttttaaaacaaacttgagTATTTATGGCTGATTTAGTGTGGTTGGATCACATTGTGTTACATTTGTATGGTTAAATGACTTGTGCTGTGTTGCACAAATATCCTTGTTTTTACTACTTGAGGtcattttgtttgtgttaaacatAAGCCCTACTGGTAAGTTTTACTCCTGCATGTTTCAGCATAGCTATAAATGAGTAGAAATTGGCTGCAACTTTACTTCCCCTTTATTCTTATTTCCTGCCTACatattttttcttccattctgaACTATATTATTGCAAAGGTGCTCGTTGTAACTCCGTGGTTAAATTTGCAACCAGAGATTTACTGCTTTGGTATCAGTCACTCCGGTCTCAACACTGCAGTCCGGTCACATGAATGTTTCGTGACACATTATGTATGATCTCTGGGATTTAGGAGGTTCAATAGTGTTGCTTCCCAGAGTGCTCTAAACTGGTGACTAGGttaattttctgttcaaaatgGTCATGCCAATTGCGTCTGTTCCATATTTCAGTCTACCTGAACAATGGAAACCCTGAAATCCCTGATCCTTCAAAGAAAGGAAGCCCTTGTACAAAGGCAACACTTTTCTTCCAGCTTCAGTCAAAACTCTTTATTTTTGGGCTGCAAATAACCTTGTGCTGTTAGGTTTACTATAGAATTCTATGTAAATAGTTTGCCCCATTCCTACTATTCAGCTATAATGATTGATATTTGTCCCTCTGCCATCCTCTTCAAATGTCTTACGACCTGCTCTGTTTTGTGGCAAGCAGGGAGAGATGAAAACAATAAGTATCTGGGGAAATTCCCATGTGCCTTCATATGGAACATTCCAGCCAAGAAGAGATTATCCTGGATAGGAGCCAGGCACAAGGGAGAGACCGAACAAGTCTATTTTGTGTGTCCCCCTTCTGTTTATGCAATATAGGAGTAAACGATGCAAAACCAGCACGTGGCTGAGGTATGCAGAAAGAACATGCA encodes the following:
- the KIF1B gene encoding kinesin-like protein KIF1B isoform X6 produces the protein MSGASVKVAVRVRPFNSREMSKESKCIIQMQGNSTSIINPKNPKEAPKSFSFDYSYWSHTSPEDPCFASQNRVYNDIGKEMLLHAFEGYNVCIFAYGQTGAGKSYTMMGKQEESQAGIIPQLCEELFEQISDNSNEEMSCSVEVSYMEIYCERVRDLLNPKNKGNLRVREHPLLGPYVEDLSKLAVTSYTDIADLMDAGNKARTVAATNMNETSSRSHAVFTIVFTQKRHDTETNLCTEKVSKISLVDLAGSERADSTGAKGTRLKEGANINKSLTTLGKVISALAEVSKKKKKTDFIPYRDSVLTWLLRENLGGNSRTAMVAALSPADINYDETLSTLRYADRAKQIKCNAVINEDPNAKLVRELKEEVTRLKDLLRAQGLGDIIDTSMGSLSASPSSCSLNSQVGLTSVSSIQERIMSTPGGEEAIERLKESEKIIAELNETWEEKLRKTEAIRMEREALLAEMGVAIREDGGTLGVFSPKKTPHLVNLNEDPLMSECLLYYIKDGITRVGQADAERRQDIVLSGAHIKEEHCLFRSERNHNGDVIVTLEPCERSETYVNGKRVVQPVQLRSGNRIIMGKNHVFRFNHPEQARAEREKTPSAETPSEPVDWTFAQRELLEKQGIDMKQEMEKRLQEMEILYKKEKEEADLLLEQQRLDADSDSGDDSDKRSCEESWRLITSLREKLPPSKLQTIVKKCGLPSSGKKREPIKMYQIPQRRRLSKDSKWVTISDLKIQAVKEICYEVALNDFRHTRQEIEALAIVKMKELCTMYGKRDPNERDSWRAVARDVWDTVGVGDERIEDVMASGKGVTDVDDLKVHIDKLEDILQEVKRQNNMKDEEIKVLRNKMLKMERVLPLIGSQELRTQSTAANAANVKNPNSMSVVDADKKYANALKKSENGELDKEERVSQLMEDDPAFRRGRLHWMRQAQIRFKNLQQQEIAKQLRRQNMPHRFIPPENRKPRFPFKSNPKHRNSWSPGTHIIITEDEVIEVRIPKEEEKENKEENKEKGGSAVSQDPQQLWNLHDPERSQDHIQVNWQQLNTQPQPSNQQQTPPQLRWRSNSLNNGYQKSLRRQTSGSSESLQSHSGHQNTDLQKFQQKRHVHQHHQSYCNHNSGGNTESSAVNIHPKQMNGPSHYDQFVTPPRMRRQFSAPNLKAGRETTV
- the KIF1B gene encoding kinesin-like protein KIF1B isoform X5, with the translated sequence MSGASVKVAVRVRPFNSREMSKESKCIIQMQGNSTSIINPKNPKEAPKSFSFDYSYWSHTSPEDPCFASQNRVYNDIGKEMLLHAFEGYNVCIFAYGQTGAGKSYTMMGKQEESQAGIIPQLCEELFEQISDNSNEEMSCSVEVSYMEIYCERVRDLLNPKNKGNLRVREHPLLGPYVEDLSKLAVTSYTDIADLMDAGNKARTVAATNMNETSSRSHAVFTIVFTQKRHDTETNLCTEKVSKISLVDLAGSERADSTGAKGTRLKEGANINKSLTTLGKVISALAEVSKKKKKTDFIPYRDSVLTWLLRENLGGNSRTAMVAALSPADINYDETLSTLRYADRAKQIKCNAVINEDPNAKLVRELKEEVTRLKDLLRAQGLGDIIDIDSIGDDYSGSGGKSSMGSLSASPSSCSLNSQVGLTSVSSIQERIMSTPGGEEAIERLKESEKIIAELNETWEEKLRKTEAIRMEREALLAEMGVAIREDGGTLGVFSPKKTPHLVNLNEDPLMSECLLYYIKDGITRVGQADAERRQDIVLSGAHIKEEHCLFRSERNHNGDVIVTLEPCERSETYVNGKRVVQPVQLRSGNRIIMGKNHVFRFNHPEQARAEREKTPSAETPSEPVDWTFAQRELLEKQGIDMKQEMEKRLQEMEILYKKEKEEADLLLEQQRLDADSDSGDDSDKRSCEESWRLITSLREKLPPSKLQTIVKKCGLPSSGKKREPIKMYQIPQRRRLSKDSKWVTISDLKIQAVKEICYEVALNDFRHTRQEIEALAIVKMKELCTMYGKRDPNERDSWRAVARDVWDTVGVGDERIEDVMASGKGVTDVDDLKVHIDKLEDILQEVKRQNNMKDEEIKVLRNKMLKMERVLPLIGSQELRTQSTAANAANVKNPNSMSVVDADKKYANALKKSENGELDKEERVSQLMEDDPAFRRGRLHWMRQAQIRFKNLQQQEIAKQLRRQNMPHRFIPPENRKPRFPFKSNPKHRNSWSPGTHIIITEDEVIEVRIPKEEEKENKEENKEKGGSAVSQDPQQLWNLHDPERSQDHIQVNWQQLNTQPQPSNQQQTPPQLRWRSNSLNNGYQKSLRRQTSGSSESLQSHSGHQNTDLQKFQQKRHVHQHHQSYCNHNSGGNTESSAVNIHPKQMNGPSHYDQFVTPPRMRRQFSAPNLKAGRETTV